The Micromonospora sp. WMMD961 genome has a segment encoding these proteins:
- a CDS encoding DUF222 domain-containing protein: MIDELARAESAVASCADAAAWALSERELIAALDAAHRLQQRLAAVQLAVVRELDGRGTAVAQGASSTTVWLRHRLRLDVAAARRLVGLAASVDVAPPAVREALAGGAVSVEQARVIADIAATVTASAGDEVADKAVGVLVEWAGQFDPTLLRRMGSRILDHVAPDLADDAAAAALAAEDARATRDRHLTISTQTDGRIRLTGILDAEAVGLLRAAIDPLSAPAGPDDTRSAGQRRHDALADVCRLALRTGDVPDNGGDPAQIVVTTNYDILTRQLRAGTLDIGLRLTRDTVRRIACDATVLPAVLGGAGQVLDVGRQRRLITGPLRRALVLRDGGCAFPGCDRPPRWCAAHVRREALIDRVEVRDHHRRPVAAGR; encoded by the coding sequence GTGATCGATGAGTTGGCGCGGGCGGAGAGTGCGGTGGCGAGCTGCGCCGACGCCGCTGCCTGGGCCCTCTCCGAGCGTGAGCTGATCGCGGCGCTTGACGCCGCCCATCGGTTGCAGCAGCGGCTGGCGGCGGTGCAGTTGGCGGTCGTGCGGGAGTTGGACGGGCGGGGCACAGCCGTGGCGCAGGGCGCGTCCTCGACGACCGTGTGGCTGCGTCATCGCCTGCGGCTCGACGTCGCCGCCGCGCGTCGGCTGGTCGGGCTCGCGGCCTCGGTCGACGTCGCCCCGCCAGCGGTGCGGGAGGCGTTGGCAGGCGGGGCGGTCAGCGTGGAGCAGGCCCGGGTCATCGCCGACATAGCCGCCACGGTGACGGCGTCGGCGGGCGATGAGGTGGCCGACAAGGCGGTTGGCGTGCTGGTCGAATGGGCGGGCCAGTTCGACCCCACCCTGCTACGTCGGATGGGCAGCCGGATTCTCGACCACGTCGCCCCCGACCTCGCCGACGACGCCGCCGCAGCGGCCCTGGCCGCCGAGGACGCCCGCGCCACCCGCGACCGACACCTCACCATCTCCACACAAACCGACGGGCGAATCCGACTCACCGGCATCCTCGACGCGGAGGCCGTCGGGCTGCTACGCGCCGCCATCGACCCGCTGAGCGCACCCGCCGGCCCCGACGACACCCGAAGCGCCGGCCAACGCCGCCACGACGCCCTCGCCGACGTCTGCCGCCTCGCCCTCCGCACCGGCGACGTACCCGACAACGGTGGTGACCCCGCCCAGATCGTCGTCACCACTAACTACGACATCCTCACCCGGCAACTACGCGCCGGCACCCTCGACATCGGCCTGCGACTCACCCGCGACACCGTGCGCCGAATCGCCTGCGACGCCACCGTGCTGCCCGCCGTCCTCGGCGGCGCCGGTCAGGTCCTCGACGTCGGCCGACAACGCCGCCTCATCACCGGCCCACTACGCCGGGCGTTGGTGCTGCGCGACGGCGGCTGCGCGTTCCCCGGCTGCGACCGGCCCCCGCGTTGGTGCGCCGCCCACGTGCGCCGTGAGGCGCTGATTGATCGAGTGGAGGTGAGAGACCACCACCGCCGTCCTGTCGCGGCAGGACGGTGA
- a CDS encoding MFS transporter: protein MTLIAMCLGAMITFLQITATVSALTTIQRDLEIDPTTVIWIPSAYTLVVASVVLSAATLGNRYGRRRMFGAGVVAMIVGGAVVAGAPTAAWVIVGQLVAGLGGALILPNSLAILGATFTDPHRRTEVITAWSAASGIGLAIGPLIAGALLRHYQWHSVFLSTIVLGVITLVVAAIGVAESRPSAARLDVPGLLLGTVAIAAAVYAMIQGGKDGYTSPVMVVAWVVAAVALVGFVLVESRTSAPMLDVRLFRSGSFSAVMVVAAVSLFGFTGVAILLVLFHERAQALSPLDTGWRMLAFFGVYAAAAFGAGRLIRRTGFKAPLTAGLVLGALASFGLAAQGPTTPFGQRWPLLALFGAASALVVAPATAAALASVAPAQAGMASGAVNAARQVGSVIGSSLLGTLLTTTMLADLPDRLAAHQVGEPTRTAVQAAVAAGATGDQPLPDPVRSALAEALTAGVQAGLRINGIVFLVTAVLALTLIRNRPHEH from the coding sequence ATGACCCTGATCGCCATGTGCCTGGGCGCGATGATCACGTTCCTGCAGATCACCGCGACGGTCTCCGCCCTGACGACCATCCAGCGCGACCTTGAGATCGACCCCACCACCGTGATCTGGATCCCCAGCGCCTACACGCTGGTCGTGGCGAGCGTGGTGCTGTCCGCTGCCACGCTGGGCAACCGCTACGGACGCCGACGCATGTTCGGCGCTGGCGTCGTCGCCATGATCGTTGGTGGTGCCGTGGTGGCCGGTGCGCCCACGGCGGCCTGGGTGATCGTCGGGCAGTTGGTCGCCGGCCTGGGCGGGGCCCTGATCCTGCCCAACAGTCTCGCGATCCTCGGCGCGACCTTCACCGACCCGCACCGCCGCACCGAGGTCATCACCGCCTGGTCGGCCGCCTCCGGGATCGGACTCGCGATCGGCCCGCTCATCGCCGGCGCGCTGCTGCGGCACTACCAGTGGCACAGCGTCTTCCTGTCCACGATCGTGCTGGGCGTGATCACCCTCGTCGTCGCCGCCATCGGGGTGGCCGAGTCCCGACCGAGCGCCGCCCGACTCGACGTACCCGGCCTGCTGCTCGGCACCGTCGCCATCGCCGCCGCCGTCTACGCGATGATCCAGGGCGGCAAGGACGGCTACACCAGCCCGGTGATGGTGGTCGCCTGGGTGGTGGCGGCCGTCGCTCTCGTCGGGTTCGTGCTCGTCGAGTCGCGCACCAGCGCGCCGATGCTCGACGTACGGCTGTTCCGGTCTGGTTCGTTCAGTGCGGTAATGGTCGTCGCCGCGGTGTCGCTGTTCGGCTTCACCGGCGTGGCGATCCTGCTGGTCCTCTTCCACGAGCGGGCGCAGGCACTCAGCCCGCTGGACACCGGATGGCGGATGCTGGCGTTCTTCGGTGTCTACGCGGCTGCGGCCTTCGGTGCGGGGCGGCTGATCCGCCGTACCGGGTTCAAGGCACCCCTCACCGCCGGCCTCGTCCTCGGCGCCCTGGCCAGCTTCGGGCTGGCCGCCCAGGGCCCGACCACCCCGTTCGGTCAGCGTTGGCCACTACTCGCGTTGTTCGGCGCCGCCAGCGCCCTGGTGGTGGCCCCGGCCACGGCGGCGGCGTTGGCCAGCGTCGCGCCCGCCCAGGCGGGGATGGCCTCCGGCGCGGTCAACGCCGCCCGCCAGGTGGGCTCGGTGATCGGCTCGTCCCTGCTGGGGACGCTGCTCACCACCACGATGCTTGCTGACCTGCCGGACCGACTCGCCGCCCACCAGGTGGGGGAGCCGACCCGGACGGCCGTCCAGGCGGCGGTGGCCGCCGGCGCCACCGGCGACCAGCCACTGCCCGACCCGGTCCGGTCGGCGCTTGCCGAGGCGCTGACCGCCGGTGTTCAGGCCGGTCTGCGGATCAACGGCATCGTCTTCCTCGTCACCGCCGTGCTCGCGCTCACGCTGATCCGCAACCGGCCCCACGAACACTAG
- a CDS encoding helix-turn-helix domain-containing protein, translating to MEDLRDDRDSWSTANCSVARAMDIVGSRSTVLIMREALLGTRRFDDFVRRVGVGEPAMAARLKEMVAANLLERIPYREPGQRTRHEYQLTRKGRELLPVITALRTWGDTWTADEAGPSVTATHHDCGEPVRAVLRCAAGHHVESGDIDINAGPGAIRRD from the coding sequence ATGGAAGACCTACGAGACGATCGCGACTCCTGGTCGACTGCGAACTGCTCGGTGGCCCGGGCTATGGACATCGTGGGCAGCAGGTCGACCGTCCTGATCATGCGCGAGGCACTGCTCGGCACCCGCCGCTTCGACGACTTCGTCCGCCGGGTCGGCGTCGGCGAGCCCGCCATGGCCGCCCGCCTCAAGGAGATGGTCGCGGCCAACCTGCTCGAACGGATCCCCTACCGGGAGCCGGGGCAGCGCACCCGCCACGAGTACCAGCTCACCCGCAAGGGCCGCGAACTGCTACCCGTGATCACCGCGCTCCGCACCTGGGGCGACACCTGGACCGCCGACGAGGCCGGCCCGTCCGTCACCGCCACCCACCACGACTGCGGCGAACCGGTACGCGCGGTACTCCGCTGCGCCGCAGGCCACCACGTGGAGAGCGGTGACATCGACATCAACGCCGGGCCGGGAGCGATCCGACGCGACTGA